The Sesamum indicum cultivar Zhongzhi No. 13 linkage group LG2, S_indicum_v1.0, whole genome shotgun sequence genome contains a region encoding:
- the LOC105155597 gene encoding cysteine-rich and transmembrane domain-containing protein A → MSYNYQHVHQGPYPPPGSAQQLPGGYPTVEPPPPPGYTWEGHPPPQPPFGYQGYFNEEFPPPPPPQHIYHQQYEDSNCTSLLKGCFAALCCCCMLEECCCF, encoded by the exons ATGAGTTATAATTACCAGCATGTTCATCAGGGTCCCTACCCTCCACCAG GTTCTGCGCAGCAACTGCCGGGAGGATACCCTACGGTGGAGCCACCGCCGCCGCCGGGATATACCTGGGAGGGCCATCCTCCGCCGCAACCTCCATTTGGTTATCAGGGCTACTTTAATGAGGAATTCcctccgccgccgccgccacaACACATCTACCACCAGCAGTATGAGGATTCTAACTGTACTTCACTCTTGAAAGGCTG TTTTGCTGCACTTTGTTGCTGTTGCATGTTGGAAGAGTGCTGCTGCTTTTAG